The following DNA comes from Myxococcales bacterium.
TGGTCGTCGAGAACGTGGGAGGTGGGCACCGCGTGCCCGCGGGTTTCAGTCAGGAACGCGAGCTGTGGGTTCACCTCCGGATCACCGATGCGCGGGGTCGGCTGGTCTACGAGGTCGGTCGCATCGAACGCGACGACGAAGATCTGCGCGACAAGCTGTTCCTGCGCGTGAACACCGAGGACAACTTCCGCGACGGCCAGGGCCGCCCGCTCGGTGTGTTTGGCGCCGACGTCGCCGATGGTCCTGACGTGCCTCGCTGGAACCCGAACCCGGCTCGCGGTGGCACACGTTTCAGCGGGCGGGGGCTGATCAACTTTCAGAACGGCTTCCTGCGCTGTGTGGTCTGCATCGGCATCATCGACGGCTCCGGCCGCTGTCAGCCCGCTCCGGGCCAAGAGCGCGCGCGGGCCGAGCGTTTCGCCGACGGCAACTACGATCCGGACACCGGGGAGTGCGGCAGCAACCTGTTCGGTGACGAGGCCTTGTTCGAGACCTACTTTCCCATCGGTGGGCTCGACGCCACCCGCGGCGCGACGCGTGGCCCCGACGCCATCATCGACACGCGGTCGCTGCCGCCGAAGCTGCCTGTCACCTATGTGTACGAGCTGCCGATCGGGGGTTTTGCGCCGCCTTTCGCGGTGGAAGCGCGGCTCTTGTTCCGCGCGTTCCCGCCGTTCTTGCTCCGAGCGTTCATCGACTACGAACGCCGCCAGGCTCGTACGGGGCGCCGCCCGTCCGGTCCACTCATCGACGAACAGGCCATCCTTCGCAACAGCATCGTCGAGCTTGGGCGAGTGAGCGCGGTGGTGCGGTGAGTGCATGAGCGAGTGGTCGAGCGCGGTCTTCGATGCTCCGACGCTGCGGGCGCTCGATGAGCGTGGCCGCGCAGAGGTCATGCGGGCGGGCCGTTGGCGCAGGCTCGAAGACGGGGAGGTGTTGTATCAAGCGGGCGGCGTGAGTGATGCCGTGTTCGTGATGGCGGCGGGCGCGGTTCGGCTCACCGCAATCCGGCGCGGCGACGAGCACGAGACGGAGATCCGGCGCGCGCGCCCGGGTGACGTCTTGGGGCAGGAGGCCGCACTGCCTGGTGCGGCGCGCGGGGCCACCGCCACAGCCGTGGAACCGAGCGAGCTGTGTGAGATCCCGATGAACGTGCTCACCCGCGCTCTGACCAAGAGCGGTGGCAGTGAGGTGATGGAGCGCGAGGGGCGCGCGCTTCGGCGCTCGGCGTCCCGGGATCTCCTGAGCACGCTGGCGTTTGCACGGGAGCTCGGGCCGGAGGACCTCGCGCTGCTCCTGGACGGCGTACGTTGGCTCGCGCTGCCGCGGCGCGCGCGCCTGTTCGGCCTGGGCGATCCAGCCGATTTTGCCTACCTGGTCGTGACCGGGCTGCTGCAGCTGCAGACCGAGGAGGACGGGCGCGTGCAGGTGCGCGCCTACGTCTCCCGCGGAGACCTGTTCGGCGACGAAGAGGCGCTCGCCGGCGAACGCCGCGCGGTGCACGCGGTGGCCCAGGGTGACTGTCAGCTGCTCGCCGTGCCGCGCGCGCTCTTGCGCTCGCTGGTCGACCGCAACCCGGGTGTGCTCGAGCGCATCCGGCGACTCCGGGCCGATCGCGAGGCGCGTCAGCGCGGCGTTGCGGATCGGATGGTCAAGTCCACCCAGCACGTGTTTCACGACCTGTATCGCCTGCAGATGGCGCGCTCCCTCTTGGCCATCGATCAGGATGCCTGCGTGCGTTGCGGGCACTGCGCGTGGTCCTGCGCCGATGCTCACGATGGCGTGTCGCGCCTGGTTCGCCGCGGCGACAAGATCGTCACGGAGCTGGCCGTGGTGTCGACGCAAGCCAAGAGCTTGATGCTGCCGAGCTCGTGCCAGCATTGCCACAATCCGGTCTGCATGATCGACTGCCCAACCGGGGCGATCGGTCGTGATCCCGAGGGCGACGTGTTCATCCGCGAGGAGCTGTGCACGGGCTGCGGGGCCTGCGCCAAGGCCTGCCCCTGGGACAACATCCGGATGGCGCCGCGCACCGCGGAGGGGCCCGCGGAGGTCGCGGTCAAATGTGATCTGTGCAAGGGCTTCGACGCGCCGGCTTGTGTGAGCGCCTGCCCGACGGACGCGATCGTGCGGCTCGATCCGCAGCGAGATTTCCGCGAGCTCGGCGCGCTGTTTGGCGCGCCGACCGACCAGAAGCTTGCCGTGGAACCCCGGGCACTCAGCCGATTCTTGCCCGGTGTGGGCCTTGCGCTGGCGCTCGGACTGGTCCCCGCGGGCGCGCTGCTGCACGCGCGGGGGGTGTCGCCGGGGCGCGGCCTGCCCTGGCTCTTCGGGCTCGTCGCCGCGCTCGCTTGTGCGGCGCTGGCGGGGTACGCGATCCCGAAACGCTTGGCCAGACACTGGCGGCGCACGCGCCGTGCGCCGACCAAGGCGGAGCGATTGCTGGGTGAGGCGACCGGCCCGGAGCTGCCGCGTTCTCAGCTGTCGCCGCACTACAGACTGCACGTCGGCCTGGGGTTGGCCAGCCTGGGAGCGGTGGCGCTGCACGCGGGTCCGCGCATTGGCAGCGGGGTCGCGGGCGCGCTGTCGTGTGCGTTCTGGCTGACCGCGCTGATCGGCGCCGCGAGCGCCCTCGCTTATCGTGTGATCCCGCGGCGCTTGTCGCGGCTCGAGCACAAGGGAGCGCTGCCCGAAGATCTCGCGCTGGAGCGCGACCTGCTCTTCGACCGCCTGCATCGCGCAAGCAGCGGAACGAGCGAGCTCATCAAGACGATCACGGCGCGCCTGTTGGTGCCCTACGCGCGGGCGCCGCTCGGCCCGGTGCGACTGGTGGTCTCGGGGCTCAGCCTGGGAGAAGAGAGGAGGGCGCTGCGGGCGCAAATCGAGGCCGTGCTCGCGGGGCGAGGCTCCGACCGCCTCGACGGGCTGGATGATCTGGTGCGCATCGTCGTCGAGTTGCGCGCGTTGCCGGCGCGACGGGCGCTGACGTTCGGGCTCCGGGGGCTCGTCCCGGCACACCTGTTGCTGACGGGAGTCGTCCTGGTGTTGTTGCTGCTGCACGCCGTGCAGATGACGAGGTTCTGAGGTGGCAGACGACAAACCCCTGGTCGAGCTCGCGGCCAAACCGGGCGCCGGTCGTCGGCGTGGTGCGCCGCGCGCCGAGGAGACGAGCGACGTCACGCGGTTTCGTGGCCTGCTTGCCGCGGCCGTGGTGGCGGCGCTCGCGACCCTGGCTTTTGCGACCTGGGGCGCGGGGCTGGGCGGACTCCGCTCGCCGGGACCACAGTCCAGGCCGCATCGCCTGGCCAAGCTCGAGTGCAAGAGTTGCCACGAAGGCGTCGACAAACCCGTCCAGGCGTGTCGGCGCTGCCATGGGGGCTTGCCGTCGGAGCGCCCCGGGCACCAGGCGCTCAGGCAGCGGGGAGAGCTGTCGTGCATCACGTGCCACGCGATTCATCGCGCCGACGAGGGCGTGGCGTTCACTCCCGAGGGAGAGGTGATTCGTTACGGTACCGGCTACGAACAGAAGCTCGCGCAGACCTCGCTGTATCGCCCCGTGAAGAGTGTCAGCGTGCCGCTGATTCCGGCCCGCGCCTGCGCCAAGTGTCATGATCTGAGCCGCAGCGACGATCCGATCCGTGAGTGTCTGATCGAGGGGCAGACCTCCGATGAGCGTCCGACCGTGTGTTTCGACGAACACCGCGCGCTGACGACTCGCGCGGGTGTGGGGGCAAAGGTGGCGCCGGGCGCGACCACCCAGCGGGACGCCGCGTGGGAGGCGGCGCGCACCGTCGCCGGTCTCGGCGGGCGGCGCCCGCTCGCGGGTGTGCTCCGCGGCCCGATCGGCAGCGTCGGCGCGGGCTTATTGGCGGGTCTGCTGGTGTTCGGCGGGCTCGGTCTGCGTGCGCGGCGTCGTGCGAGAAAGGCCAACGCCGCACGCCAGCTGAGCCATCCCGTGCAGCCCTCTCTTGTCAAACGCCTGCCGCAAATCGACGCGACGACTTGCCTTGGTTGTTACGCGTGTGTGGATGCGTGTCCCTACGACGTGCTCGAGGTTCGGCGCTACGTCGCGGTGGTGGCCCGCGCCGACGACTGCTGCGGTCTGACATTGTGTGAGCAGCGCTGCCCGAATGGCTCGCTGGTGGTTGCCGACGGCGAACCGCTGGAAGACCGCCCGCGCGTTCACGAGAGCCTGGAGTCGGTGGACGTGCCGGGCCTGTACATCGCGGGGGATCTGACGGGACTGCCGCTGATCCGCAACGCGATCAATCAGGGTTCCCACGCCATCCGCGAGATCGTCGAGTGTTCGCCGAAGAGTCGCCCGGGAGTGAGCGACGTGCTGATCGTGGGTGCGGGACCTGCTGGCATCAGTGCGGCGCTGGAGGCCAAGGTGCGCGGCGTGTCGGCCACGGTCCTGGAACAGGCGACGGTGGCTGCCAGCATCAAGAGCTTTCCGCGCGGCAAGCTGGTGTTCGATCAGCCGCTCGGCATGCCTCTGGCTGGCGAGCTCTGGCTCGAGGAGTCGACGAAGGAGGAGCTGCTGGCGAAGTGGCTGCGGATCGTGCGGCGAGCGGAGCTCGACATCCGCGAGGGACAGAGGGTCAGCGAGATCCGACGCGGCGCGGACGCGTTCGTGGTCACCACGCTGGACGCGGCCGGAGCGACCGAGCTGCATCGCGCTCGGCACGTGCTCTTGGCCATCGGCCGTCGCGGCACACCGCGCCGCCTCGATGTTGCGATTGCGCCCGAGGCGGAGAGCCACGTGCACTACGCGCTGGTGGACGCTCGGGCGTTTGCCGGTCGGAACGTGGTGATCGTGGGTCTGGGGGACACGGCCATGGAGACTGCCATCGCGCTCGCGCGGCAGTCCGAGACGCGGGTGACGGTCGTGTATCGCGGGGCGGACTTCCGGCGCGGCAAGGCGCGTAACATCGACGAGCTGAAGCGGCTCGCGGAGGAAGGGCGCATCGAGCTTCGTTTCGAGAGTCAGGTCGCCGCGGTGGAGGCGGGCGGGGTCTGG
Coding sequences within:
- a CDS encoding NAD(P)-binding domain-containing protein; amino-acid sequence: MADDKPLVELAAKPGAGRRRGAPRAEETSDVTRFRGLLAAAVVAALATLAFATWGAGLGGLRSPGPQSRPHRLAKLECKSCHEGVDKPVQACRRCHGGLPSERPGHQALRQRGELSCITCHAIHRADEGVAFTPEGEVIRYGTGYEQKLAQTSLYRPVKSVSVPLIPARACAKCHDLSRSDDPIRECLIEGQTSDERPTVCFDEHRALTTRAGVGAKVAPGATTQRDAAWEAARTVAGLGGRRPLAGVLRGPIGSVGAGLLAGLLVFGGLGLRARRRARKANAARQLSHPVQPSLVKRLPQIDATTCLGCYACVDACPYDVLEVRRYVAVVARADDCCGLTLCEQRCPNGSLVVADGEPLEDRPRVHESLESVDVPGLYIAGDLTGLPLIRNAINQGSHAIREIVECSPKSRPGVSDVLIVGAGPAGISAALEAKVRGVSATVLEQATVAASIKSFPRGKLVFDQPLGMPLAGELWLEESTKEELLAKWLRIVRRAELDIREGQRVSEIRRGADAFVVTTLDAAGATELHRARHVLLAIGRRGTPRRLDVAIAPEAESHVHYALVDARAFAGRNVVIVGLGDTAMETAIALARQSETRVTVVYRGADFRRGKARNIDELKRLAEEGRIELRFESQVAAVEAGGVWVRGPAGERRVEADAVFVLIGAIVPWEFLTRIGIRRGGQG
- a CDS encoding cyclic nucleotide-binding domain-containing protein, with the translated sequence MSEWSSAVFDAPTLRALDERGRAEVMRAGRWRRLEDGEVLYQAGGVSDAVFVMAAGAVRLTAIRRGDEHETEIRRARPGDVLGQEAALPGAARGATATAVEPSELCEIPMNVLTRALTKSGGSEVMEREGRALRRSASRDLLSTLAFARELGPEDLALLLDGVRWLALPRRARLFGLGDPADFAYLVVTGLLQLQTEEDGRVQVRAYVSRGDLFGDEEALAGERRAVHAVAQGDCQLLAVPRALLRSLVDRNPGVLERIRRLRADREARQRGVADRMVKSTQHVFHDLYRLQMARSLLAIDQDACVRCGHCAWSCADAHDGVSRLVRRGDKIVTELAVVSTQAKSLMLPSSCQHCHNPVCMIDCPTGAIGRDPEGDVFIREELCTGCGACAKACPWDNIRMAPRTAEGPAEVAVKCDLCKGFDAPACVSACPTDAIVRLDPQRDFRELGALFGAPTDQKLAVEPRALSRFLPGVGLALALGLVPAGALLHARGVSPGRGLPWLFGLVAALACAALAGYAIPKRLARHWRRTRRAPTKAERLLGEATGPELPRSQLSPHYRLHVGLGLASLGAVALHAGPRIGSGVAGALSCAFWLTALIGAASALAYRVIPRRLSRLEHKGALPEDLALERDLLFDRLHRASSGTSELIKTITARLLVPYARAPLGPVRLVVSGLSLGEERRALRAQIEAVLAGRGSDRLDGLDDLVRIVVELRALPARRALTFGLRGLVPAHLLLTGVVLVLLLLHAVQMTRF